acacacacacacacacacacacacacacacacacacactcatctttcAATGTCTCCCTGTGTGGTGCAGGTTCCCAAGTTGTTCCAGTGGCTGGCAGGGATTGCTGTATTCATGTCTGTGTGGTCAGCCATTGTCTTCCAGCTGGTCCcagttcccctttctccctcatGGCACGATGTCGTCACTGTGGTAAGATTCCTAACAGTTTTTTGGTTTAAATTTCTTGAGATCTTTACacaaaacattttgttgttgttgttattgcaaaCTTATGTAACTGGAAAATTTTCTTTATGGAACTGGAAGTGATCACTTCAAGTGTTTGAAGTAAATTTTTAATCCCCATATTCTTGATCCGTTTACTGTAAACTACTGATTTGACACTGGGAACAACACACAAGTGTATTTCACTAACAGTTACATAATTTACAGGTTCCTCAGGTTGTGCaattatacatacataacatTTTTAAAAGCACAATCAGTTTTGATAAATTTGAAGAAAGCCTTTAAGGTGAAGTGTTGTTTGATGCATTCATAACAGCAGAGTAAGGCCTTTGGCTGAATGCAGACTGAAACATTGACATTCTCTGAACAACCACAAGtggtaaagaaaacaaacaattagGGTGATTACCTTTTTGACATCTACTGATCCATGCACTTATCTGAGACTAGTGAATAGTTTTACCAGAAGTTGTAGAATTCGCAATTTATATTCATAGTACAATACCAGCTGTCAACAATTCATTACTTGACTATTTACAGTATTGTAATAGTAATGCTGGTGCAAGCTTTTGTGAGACTGTAGTAATTCCTGTTGTACTGGTACATGTGTACTAAACCTGCCAGAATTCTTCAGTCATTCACTCATGCGGATTGTCCTCCATTTTGTTGACATTAACGATTTAGAGTGCATGACAGATTATTTTTGAGGTCATATGCAACAGATATTTTGTGTGCCCTAATTCACTGTAAataagggaagaagacaaaattgactgcaggattcttcaagacaaaaaactaaagtttataaaatcctttttggtggtagatgaatcctgtttgtttagtgggatacaaCGTTTCAAACCATAGGCCCGTTAGGCTATAGGCtctcctattcacactgtcctcttctcatcacttcacaacgggcctatggttcgaaacgtcgtttcccactaaacaaagaggattcatctaccaccaaaaagattttataaactttagttttttgtctctGTAAATAAGTTCTCTCTTTTAAAATCTTTAATTTATAATTAATAATAAAGCAGAAAACTTTCACATGGGTCTTATTATATATGAATCTATGGTCCGTTTTGGAATCATCTGCACAGAACTGTCAGCTTCAGTATGTTAGAATAGTGGCAACAGATAATGATCAGTTATTCCTGTAAGTAGTGATGGTAATAATCACCTGATGAcatgctctaaaaaaaaaaaaagtcagaaaccatgaacatgaacacaggcacacataaacatttgtatgcacatgtgcaaacacacacacacacacacacacacacacacacacacacacacacacacacacacacatacttttaccTGATAGTCAAATCTCAAAATTAATCTGCAGAAGTTAAAACCAAATagataaaaccaaaaaaactatgTTCTCTGAAATATGATTATGTGTGTCTCTCCATTTCAAGTTTATATTAAGCCTTTATCAGTTATGTGACATTGATTTTTACTATGTTGCAGTTGCCCTTGTATCTTCTGATTTCATTTGCGGTAAGTTGGAGTACTTTACCATACTGCAGACAAAATTCCTTAGTTGTCTGAACccattaaaattgaacatggagtcccacagggatctgttttaggcttagtgctcttcacactgtacactgctcctcatgctgaaattatcaaccgccataatgtcagtcatcattcttatgctgatgacactcagctccagaagagtgatacccccgaaaaactgtcgtcactcttgcaagaaacatccaactgcttcctggacattcaaaattggatgactctaaataagttacaattgaatggggacaaaact
This genomic interval from Babylonia areolata isolate BAREFJ2019XMU chromosome 8, ASM4173473v1, whole genome shotgun sequence contains the following:
- the LOC143285057 gene encoding dolichol-phosphate mannosyltransferase subunit 3-like: MAVPKLFQWLAGIAVFMSVWSAIVFQLVPVPLSPSWHDVVTVLPLYLLISFACYSLAVVGYRVATFNDCVAASEQLKEQVEEAKEDLKRRGYKYANEFS